One genomic window of Quercus robur chromosome 6, dhQueRobu3.1, whole genome shotgun sequence includes the following:
- the LOC126690498 gene encoding thiol-disulfide oxidoreductase LTO1: MASLVSLSSPSSFVSRSRYDYFSQSQGRIDFLKNGWCHGPSPSPSPSPRPLVVSVNCLSPGPGQDSESESETTASAIATNWTDKLCAGLGGLGFVETTYLTYLKLTNSDAFCPIGGGSCGDILNSEYAVVFGVPLPLIGMVAYGLVASLGLQLSRKNLPFGMDEPTGRLIILGSTTSMAAASAYFLYILGTKFSGASCSYCLMSALLSFSLFFISLRDFGLEEIQKVVGLQLCIASLVFVTLNTSYSTSQPISSSLAEIDLPYFTTEITTTSSPFAVSLAKHLNSIGAKMYGAFWCSHCLEQKQMFGLEAAKLLDYVECFPDGYRKGTKMAKACTDAKIEGFPMWVMNGQVLSGEQELSELARVSGFKYN; encoded by the exons ATGGCGAGCTTGGTGAGCTTATCGTCTCCTTCTTCGTTCGTGTCTCGCTCTCGTTATGATTATTTCTCGCAAAGCCAAGGCAGAATTGATTTTCTCAAGAATGGTTGGTGTCACGGTCCGAGTCCGAGTCCGAGTCCGAGTCCGAGACCACTGGTGGTTTCCGTGAATTGCTTATCTCCGGGACCGGGTCAAGATTCTGAATCTGAATCTGAAACGACGGCGTCTGCGATTGCTACCAATTGGACTGACAAATTGTGTGCGGGGCTCGGAGGGTTAGGGTTTGTAGAGACGACGTACTTGACGTACCTCAAGCTCACCAATTCCGATGCCTTTTGCCCTATCGGAGGTGGCAGTTGCGGCGACATTCTCAACAGTGAATACGCCGTCGTTTTTG GTGTTCCTCTTCCACTTATAGGGATGGTTGCATACGGGTTAGTTGCATCACTGGGTCTACAGTTGAGTAGAAAGAACTTGCCCTTTGGAATGGATGAACCTACGGGTCGTTTGATTATACTTGGAAGTACTACCTCCATGGCGGCTGCCAGTGCATATTTTTTGTACATTCTTGGAACAAAATTTTCAGGAGCATCATGCTCATACTGTCTAATGTCAGCTTTGTTGTCGTTCAGCTTATTTTTCATCAGTTTAAGG GATTTTGGGTTGGAAGAGATACAAAAAGTGGTTGGTTTACAGCTATGTATAGCTAGCTTGGTATTTGTTACCCTAAACACGTCATACAGTACTTCTCAACCTATTTCTTCAAG CTTGGCTGAAATTGACCTCCCATACTTTACAACAGAGATCACAACAACTTCAAGTCCTTTTGCTGTTTCTCTTGCAAAGCATCTGAACTCCATAGGAGCTAAAATGTATGGGGCTTTCTGGTGTTCACATTGTTTAGAACAAAAACAG ATGTTTGGGCTTGAGGCAGCGAAGCTGTTGGACTATGTGGAGTGCTTCCCTGATGGATATAGGAAAGGAACAAAAATGGCCAAGGCATGTACAGATGCTAAAATTGAAGGTTTCCCAATGTGGGTGATGAATGGTCAG GTTTTGAGTGGCGAACAAGAATTGTCAGAGCTGGCGCGGGTTTCCGGGTTCAAGTATAATTAA
- the LOC126690499 gene encoding thiosulfate sulfurtransferase 16, chloroplastic-like, giving the protein MAVKSFVSSACFTGSLLPPVHCPLNLNQRCILSPKTNTKRRSICYNKQNLISNFSPKAAQRGNLEATGVPTSVPVRVAHELLQAGHRYLDVRTPEEFSAGHASGAINVPYMYRVGSGMVKNPNFQAEVLSHFGKYDEIIVGCQLGKRSLMAATELLAAGFTGITDIAGGYAAWTQNGLPTEL; this is encoded by the exons ATGGCGGTGAAGTCGTTTGTTTCCTCTGCTTGCTTCACTGGCTCTTTACTTCCACCAGTTCATTGCCCCTTGAACCTCAATCAAAg GTGTATATTGtcaccaaaaacaaatacaaagagaCGTAGCATTTGCTACAACAAGCAAAATTTGATTTCCAACTTCAG TCCAAAGGCTGCTCAGAGAGGAAACTTAGAGGCCACCGGAGTTCCAACTTCAGTGCCAGTCCGTGTGGCCCACGAGTTACTTCAAGCTGGACACCGGTATTTGGATGTCAG GACTCCTGAAGAGTTCAGTGCAGGACATGCCTCTGGGGCTATTAACGTCCCTTACATGTACAGAGTTGGATCAG GGATGGTAAAGAACCCCAACTTTCAGGCAGAAGTATTATCACACTTTGGGAAATACGATGAAATTATTGTG GGCTGCCAGCTTGGGAAAAGGTCTCTTATGGCTGCCACTGAACTATTAGCTGCA GGTTTTACTGGCATCACTGACATTGCTGGTGGATATGCTGCCTGGACACAGAATGGACTTCCAACAGAATTGTGA